Within Massilia endophytica, the genomic segment TCGCGCTGCATGTGGGCGCCCTTGCCCGCAATCGGCGTGGCCGACAGGGTGTGGCGCGAATAGGGATAGCCGCCGATGAAGCCGCGCGAGTTGGCCGACACGAAGTGCGACTGCTGCACGTGCACGCCCGAGCCTTCGCTGTTGCTGATGCGGGGATCGACATCGAAGGCCGCCTGCTCGGCGCGGCGCGCCAGCTCCACGGCTTCCTCGGTTGAGATGGGCCAGGGGTAGAAGAGCTGCAGGTCCTGCGGGTTCTTCTCCAGCATGTCCTCGTCGGCCAGGCCCGCGCAGTCGTCTTCCGCCGTGAAGCGGGCGATGTTGTAGGCCGCTTCCACGGTGGCCTTCAGGGAGGCGGTGGAAAAGTCCGAGGTGCTGGCATTGCCGCGCTTCTTGCCGACGAAGACGGTGACGCCGATGCCCTTGTCCTTGTTCTGTTCGATGGTCTCGATCTTGCCCTTGCGAACCGACACCGACAGCCCGCTGCCTTCGCTGATCTCGACAGCCGCGTCGCTGCCGCCCGCCTGCCGCGCGTACTGCAGCACGTCGCGTGCAAGCTGTTTCAACTGGTCCTGGCTATGGGTGAAATGGGATTCGCTCATGGGTGTTTTGGCTCGGCAAGGCTTCAAAACGGGTATCATAGCAGCCGTTTACAGTTTTTACAGGCGCGGTTTCCTACCGCGCCCAGCTCATCATGCCAAATGCTAACCGGGGCGCCGTCGGCTTCCAGTCTTCCGAATTCCAGGAAAAGTACGAACGCCCGTCCAAAACCGAACTCAAACGCCAGTCCGACGCCCTGCAGGAGCTCGGCCAGGAGCTGGTCGAGCAGCCGCGCGACCGCGTCAAGCGCGTGCCGATGCCGGAGGACGTGCGCGACGCCATCCTGGAATGCCAGAACATCAAGAACCATGAAGGGCGGCGCCGCCAGCTGCAGTTCGTGGGCAAGAAGATGCGCACCCTGAGCGACGAGGAAGTGGCGCTGATCCGCCAGACCATCGAGGGCTGGAAAGGCGCCTCCAAGGCCGATACGGCCGCGCTGCACGCCCTGGAGCGCCGCCGCGAGAAGCTGCTGGCGGACGACAAGGCCCTGACCGTGCTGCTGGGCGAGCATCCTGAACTCGACGGCCAGCACCTGCGCACCCTGATCCGCAACGCGCGCAAGGAACAGGCCGAAAACAAGCCGCCCAAGGCCTACCGCGAAATCTTCCAGATCCTGAAGGACATCGACACCAAGGCCAAGGGCGCTGCCGCCGCAGCCGCCGGGGAAGAAGAGGAAGGCGAAGACGATGAGGAGTGAGCTGGTCGTCGGCCTAGTCTCCATTTCCGACCGCGCCAGCGGCGGCGTCTACCAGGACCAGGGCATTCCAGCCCTCGAAGAATGGCTGGCCAAGGCCCTGGCCACGCCCTTCCGCGTCGAAACCCGCCTGATTCCCGATGAACGCGCCCAGATCGAGGCCACGCTGGTGGAACTCGTGGACCAGGTGCGCTGCGACCTCGTATTGACCACGGGCGGCACCGGCCCTTCGCGCCGCGACGTGACGCCCGAGGCCACTCTGGCCGTAGGCACGAAGGAGATGCCGGGCTTCGGCGAGCAGATGCGCCAGATCAGCCTTCACTTCGTTCCCACCGCGATCCTCTCGCGCCAGGTGGCCGTGATCCGCGAAACGCCGGACCATGCGGCCCTCATCATGAACCTGCCGGGCCAGCCCAAGTCCATCAAGGAGACCCTCGAGGGCCTGAAGGATGCGGACGGCAAGCAGATTGCGGGCGGCATCTTCGCCGCCGTCCCCTACTGCATCGACCTGATCGGCGGCCCGTATATCGAAACCGACGAAGCCGTGTGCAAGGCCTTCCGCCCCAAATCCGCGATAAGGAAAAGCTCGTGACCAAGATCCTTGAGAACATCGAAGTCTGCACCTCGGACAGCCCCGAAGTTGCCATCATCTGGATGCACGGCCTGGGCGCGGACGGCAACGACTTCGTGCCCCTGGTCGATGAACTGGACCTGGCGGGCCTGCCCGGCATCCGCTTCGTCTTCCCGCATGCGAACACCATGCCGGTGACGATCAACGGCGGCTACGTGATGCGCGCCTGGTACGACATCATCCACACCGACCTTGGCCGCCAGGAAGACGAGAAAGGCCTGCGCGATTCGCAGGTGCTGGTGGAAGCGCTGATCGCGCGCGAGAAGGCGCGCGGCATTCCGGCCAGCCGCATTATCCTCGCGGGCTTCTCGCAAGGCTGCGCCATGACCTTGCAGGCGGGCCTGCGCCATCCGGAGAAGCTGGCGGGCCTGATGTGCCTCTCCGGCTACGTGCCGCTGGCCGACAAGGTGGCCGCCGAGCGCAGCGCCGAAAGCCGGCAGACGCCCATCTTCATGGTCCATGGCCGCATGGACCCCGTGATTCCCGTGGCCCGCGCCACCGCCTCGCGCGACCTCCTGCTGTCGCTGGGCTACCAGGTCGAATGGCACGAGTACTACATGCAGCACTCGCTGTGCCAGGAAGAAGTCGTCCACATCTCCGCCTGGCTGAAGAAGATCCTCGGCTGACAGGCCCCTCGTCCCCGGCCGAATCGCGGCGTGCTCCTGAAAAAGCATGCGCGATTCGCCATTGCCCTGTAGCATGTTCCCGCACCTCGGATCGTTGTCGTGACTTTCGAAAGGAAAGCAATGAGCACACCGCTGATCAAGGGAATACTCGAGAAGTACACGAATCAACAGCTCATAGCGAAATTCGCCCCCGCGCTGTGCTACCACACGCGCGAGCGCTACCGCCCCTGCAGCATCGAATTCCTGCTCAATAAGGCTGTTCTGCTGCGCCAGCCCTTGAAGCCGGACGGGGAAGTCGACTGGGATGCGCAGGGAACGGTGGTAGCGGACAAGCTGACTCCCAATGACCTGGGCGCCAACACGGACAAGAACCTGCGGCTCCAGCTCCATTCCGATGCCTACGCGGGACAGCCTTGGAACGAGGCGCCCGTCTATGTGTCGGTGCAGCGCGATCCGAACGGCGTGTTCATCGACATCAACTACCATTTTCTGTTCGCCTACAACGGCGCGCAGACAATGCGCGCATTGCGCCCCGGCGACGATTTCAACTGCATTGTCCCGACATACGGTGAACACGAGGGCGACCTTGAGTCGTATAGCGTCCGGCTCTCCGCTGCTCCGGGCAGCTCCGAACCGGCGCCGGTGCGCCATCGTTTCGAGGCCCACGGCAACGACGCCTTCTACTGCGACGAGGAGGTGCTCCGCGTGGACGGAAAGGTGCTCGTAGGCCTGGCCTTCAACTCTCATGCCGCCTATAACATGAAGGGCAAGAATCCCGCCGACTGGCAGATCCTGCCGGGAGGTGTGGACATCGGCGAATGGGGCGCTCACCCCATCGACGTGCTTCCCGACTCGATTTACCAGCGCTGGAGCCCGGCGTTCATCGAAATCGGCATCGACGCACAAGGCCAGGCGGTCAACCGCCAGTCCTGGGTACAGTTCAGGGGCAGGCTTGGGCGGCACGGCACATCGAAATACACCAGGGCCACAGGCATCTACGGCGACCTGACCTCCGATCAACGGGGTTTTGTGGAGCTGGGGCTGAAACTTGCGGGAGGACTGCCAAGCAACCAGCAAGGGCCCATGGGACCGCAAGGCCGTACCACGATGCGGCAGGATAAGCCAATCGATCCCTCCCTCATCGTTGCCGTGCGCCTGCAGGCCCGCAGCGACCTGGCCCTGTCGGTCGATCTCGGGAACCCCGCCGGTGATGTGGTGGTTCGCGCGTACAGGAAAAGCGAGGAGCAGCTCTGGTACAAGCTGCATCAGGGTGGCGGCAACTACTGCTTCGTGAACGTCGCCTCCGGCCTGGCCGCGGCGGGGGGCCTCAACAGGAGCAAGGTCTGGCAAACGCCCTTGGTCCAGGTTCCGAAATCGCTGGGATGGTCGCTGAAAGGTGCAGCCATCCGTCCCGCAAACAATTCGGACCAGAACCTGAACGTGCCGGGAAACGACGATCATCCCAATGAGGGACCTGTCTGGGTATGGGACTGGGGCGGAGGCCGCGCCAACGAGTGCTGGACCATCGCGCCGCCCGTCATGCCGGTGTATCAGGACCGCGTCAGGATCGCCCTGCGCTACAAGTCCGGCAGCACTACCCTCGTCGTGTCGGCCGACGACGCGGGCGCCGTCAGGGTGCAGCCGCTGGCGGATGGCGACGAGAAGCAGCTGTGGGACAGGCTGCGCTTCGACGACGAAGGCGGCCAGCAGTGCTATGCCTTCTTCAACGCGAAGACTGGAAAGGCGCTGCTGGCCAAGGGCTACAGGCAGAACCTCGCCGTGGACGGCAAACTGTTCTCGATCTGGAACTGCACCGACGTCGCAATCCGCTTCAAATGGGACACGGGCCAGAACTTCAACGTCGCGGGCAGCGACCAGTCGCCGGGCGCTGGCAGCGCGGTGTGCCTGTGGGACTGGGGCGGCGGGAACCCGAACGAGCGCTGGGAGATGCAGGTGGTGAAGCCCTACACCTGACCCTCAGGGAAGCGGCGCAGCTGGCGACACGGGCGTCGCCGTCTGCGCTGCGTTCATCACCATGGCGAGGAAGGTGTAGTAGCCGCACAGGCCCATGAGGTCCACCACGCCGTGCTGCCCGAAGTGGTGCAGCGCCGCGCCATAGGTGGCGTCCGAGACGCGCTTCTCCTGCTGCAGCTCAATGCAGAAATCGAAGACCGACTGTTCTTCCGGCGTCAGCCCCGGGGGCTCGCGGTATTCCGCAATCGCGTCGATCACTTCCTGCGCAATGCCCGCCTGCGCCGCGATCGGGGCATGGATGGCCCATTCCACCTGCTGGTTCCAGGCCCGCGCCGTCACCAGGATCGCGAGTTCGGAAAGCCGCGTGCCGATGGCGCTGCGGTAGCGCAGGTATTCGCCCATGCGCTGGGCGCAGTCCATCAGCTCCGGGCTGCGCAGCAGCGGCACGAAGGGGCCGTACAGCGCGCCGCGCGGCCCGTCGATCACGGATTGCGCGGCCTGGCGCTGCTGGGGCGTCATCTGGTCGAGGGGGATGGGGCCGAGGCGGTCTGTCATGGTGCTCCGATATTCGCACAGGACTCGGCAAAAATCAAAAACGCCATCTTGCCCGCAGGCTACTGTCAGGTGTCGATCACCACAGGAGGAACGCGCCATGACACGACTGATTCACCGCCACCTGCATAAAACGCCGCCCGCCGCAGTCTGCGCCTTCGGCATGACCATCCGCGACGCGGAGGGCCACAGCTATCTGGATGCAAGCGGCGGCGCCGCCGTGTCCTCGCTGGGCCACAGCCACCCGGACGTGCTGGCAGCCATGCAGTCGCAGCTCAGGACCACGGCCTATGCGCACACCGGCTTCTTCACCACGGACGTAGCCGAGGAGCTGGGGGAGCGGCTGGCGGCCGATGCGCCGGGCGACCTGAATCATGTCTATCTCGTGTCGGGCGGATCGGAGGCGATGGAAACGGCGATGAAGCTGGCCCGCCAGTACTTCGTGGAGAACGGCGAATTCCAGCGGCGCGTCTTCATCGCGCGGCGCCAGAGCTTCCACGGCAATACCCTGGGCGCGCTGGCCCTGGGTGGCAACGAGTGGCGGCGCAAGCCTTTCGAACCGCTGCTGATGGACGTCGCGCGCGTGTCGCCCTGCTACGAATACCGCCACCGGCCTGCGGGACAGGACCTGCACGATTACACGGCGGGCCTCCTCTCGGAGCTGGAGGCGAAGATCAACGAAGTGGGCGCGGAGAACATTATCGGCTTCTGCGCGGAGACCGTCGTGGGTGCTACGGCGGGCGCCGTGCCGCCGACGCCCGGCTACTTCAAGGCAGTGCGCGCCCTGTGCGACCGCTACGGCATTCTCATGATCCAGGACGAGGTGATGTGCGGCATGGGCCGCACCGGCACCCTGTACGCCTTCGAGCAGGACGACATCGTTCCCGATATCGTGGCGCTCGGCAAAGGCCTGGGCGCGGGCTACCAGCCCATTGGCGCGGTGCTGGCGCGCGACCACATCATGGACCGCCTGCGCGCAGGCAGCGGCGTGTTCCAGCACGGCCACACCTATATCGGGCACGCGGTGGCGGCAGCGGCGGCGCTGGCGGTGCAGAAGATCATCAAGCGCGACGCGCTGCTGAGCGCCGTGACGGTGCGCGGCGCCACGTTCAAGCGCATGCTGCGCACGGCCTTCGGCGCGCATCCCAATGTGGGCGATATCCGCGGGCGCGGCATGCTGATCGGGCTGGAGCTGGTGCAGGACCGCGAGACCAAACGCCCCTTCGACCCCGACCTGGCGCTGCATGCGGCCGTGAAGGAACAGGGCATGCGCTGCGGGCTGATGGTCTATCCGATGGGAGGCACTGCCGATGGACGGCGCGGCGACCATATCCTGCTGGCGCCGCCCTTCATTGCAACGGAAACGGATCTGGGGGAGGTGGTGATGCGCCTGGAAGACACCCTGGAGCGCGCCCTGGCCAGCATCCGCCCCGCCTGATTCAGAATTCCTGGAAGCCGATGACGTCCTGCTGCTGCTCGCCGAGGCCGGCGATTCCCAGCCGCAGGAAGTCGCCTTTCTTCAGGAAGCGCTGCGGTTCGCGTCCCATGCCCACGCCGGGCGGCGTGCCGGTGGCGATGATGTCGCCCGGCTCCAGGGTCATGAACTGCGACAGGTAGCTCACGATCTGCGGCACCTTGAACACCATGGTGTCCGTGCAGCCGGTCTGCATGCGCTTGCCGTTCAGTTCCAGGTAGAGATCGAGCTTGTCCACGTTCCAGACTTCGTCGCGCGTGACGAGCCAGGGGCCGACCGGGCCGAAGGTGTCGCAGCCCTTGCCCTTGTCCCACTGCCCTCCGCGCTCCAGCTGGAACTCGCGCTCGGACACGTCGTTGACCACGCAGTAGCCCGCGATGTATTTCTCGGCATCGGCTTCGCTCACATGGCGCGCGCGGGCGCCGATGACCACGCCCAGCTCCACTTCCCAATCCGTTTTCTTCGAGCCTTTCGGCAGCATGATGGGATCGTCCGGCCCGGAGAGGCAGCTGATGGCCTTCATGAACACGATAGGCTCGGTGGGCACGGGCAGCCCCGATTCCGCCGCATGGTCCGCGTAATTGAGGCCGATGCCGATGAATTTTCCCACCTTCGCCACGGGCACACCGAAGCGCGGGTTGCCGCGCACCAGGGGCAGCGTATCGTGCGGGATCTTCGCCAGCTTGCGCAGCACCTTGTCCGACAGGTTCGCGCCGTGGAAGTCGCTGACCACGCCGGACAAGTCGCGCACCTTGCCTTCCTCATCGATCAGTCCCGGCTTCTCCTTGCCGGGGCGGCCGTAACGCACCAATTTCATGTCATCTCCTACGCGCGGAATTCGCTGCTGCTTGTCAAAGTGCAGATTCTACAGCGTTCCGCGCAGCCGCCTCCTTTGGCGCATCACGAACCAGCACAGGCCAGGGAACTGCGCCGCGATGAGGATGCCGAATGCGGTCTGGTAGGCGGCCGCGGGATAGCGGTTCATCGAGTCCGGCTGCCACATGCCAATCACCTGGCCGAAGCCTGCCTGCACAAGGAAGGCGCCGAGGAAGATGAGCAGGTTAAGGCAGGTCGAGGCCCGCCCCGTCAGCGTGGAGGGCATGGACTGGGTGACGATGGCGTACTCGATGCCGGTGATGGTGCCCACCAGCGTAAACAGCACGGAGAGCATGGGAAATCCCGGCGCCCATCCCAGCACGAAACCCGTCTGCACGATGATGAAGAGCGACACGCCCACACCCGCCACTGTCAGCGGCGGAATGCCGCGCCGTCCCGCCCACTCGGTGATCATGCCCACCGCAATGGCGCCGAAAATCACCGCCGCCATGCTCAGGTAAAGCAGCCAGGCCACGGACTGCTCGCCGAGCTTCGCCACGTCGGTGAGCCAGCGTCCTATCCACAGGCCCTGCACGCCGAAGAACACCGTGTGCGGTATGAGCACCAGGGCCGCCACTTCTCGGAAGGATGCGTGGCTGCAGATCTCCAGCACCATCCTGCGATGAAATGGCTTGGGCTGCGCGGCGGGCGGCGTGGGACTCAGGAGCCAGATCAGCAGCGACACCAGGATGCAGGCGCCTGCGAGCCAGATGAAGACCCAGCGCCAGTCCATGTGGTGCAGCGCCAGCCGCACGGGCAAGGTGGCCGAGGCCGCGCCGAGCCCACCCGCCGCGATCAGGTAGCCCTGCACCGATGGCAGGCGCGCCGGCGCGATCCAGGTGGAGATGGCCTTGAGCGCCGCCATGAAACAGCCAGCCAGCCCCAGTCCCATGATGCCGCGCGCCCAGATCAGCTGCGTGAAGCTGCTGCTGCCGGCAAAGGCGAAAGTGCCGATGGCGGCCAGCAGCAGCATCGCCGACTGCACGCGGCGCGGCCCAAAGCGGTCCAGCGCCAGCCCCACCGGCAGCTGGGCGAAGGCGAAGGAAAAGAAGTAGGCGCTGGTGAGCAGGCCAAGCTGGCCGGGCGACAGCGCCAGCGCCGACACCAGCTGCGGCGCCAGGATGGCGTTCACATTGCGCAGCAGGCAGGACAGGTAGTGCCCCAGCGCGTAGGGAAGGAACACGAGGCAGAGCACGGCCAGCGCCGAGAGCTGGCCGGGTATGCGCTGCCTGCCCGGCATGGGCAGGACGCCGGCGGGGTGCGGGTCCATGGCATGGCCTTAGGCGGCGTCGCTATGGCTGGCGCAGCGTGCGCGCCCCTGGGAGATGGGAATCACCTTGCGTTCCGGCGCCTCCTCGGGCACCGGCGCGCTCTCGAAGAAGAAGCGCTCCTTGCCGAAGGCGGGCTTGAGCTGGTCCAGCCAGTGCGCTTCGGGGTCGTATTGCGCGTAGAAGGGACGCCGCACCCAGTCGGGATTGCGGGCCTGCAGGAACTGCAGCGCAAACAGCTTTTCGCCGCCGATGTTCACCACGCCGTCGATCACCACCTTGCCGGGGAAGGCGCTCATCGAAGGTCCGCGCACGGTGCGCGCCAGGCCGGACACCATCTGGTAGGCCTGCTGGAAGATCTCGTGGGCGCGCGCCAGCGGCAGCTGGAAGTATTCGCGCGGTCCCGTGTCGCGCTCCACGAACATATAGTAGGGAATGGCGCCCAGGCGCACGCCGGTGCGCCACAGCTCGGCCCAGCTGTGCGGGTCTTCATTGATGTGGCGGATCAGCGGCCCCTGCATGCGCAGCGTGGCGCCGGTGCCGACGATGCGCTTGACGGCCTGCTGCGCAATCGGTTGGCGCAGTTCCACGGCGTGATTGTAGTGGCCCATGATGGCCATGTTCTTCCCCGAGGCCACCACCTTCTCGAACAGGCGCAGAAGGTCGTCCGAGTCCTTGTCGGAGACGAAGCGCTGCGGCCAGTAGGCTACCGACTTGGTGCCGATGCGGATGTTCTGGATATGCGCCAGCTCTGGCGCCAGCAGGGGTTCGATGAAGCCCGCCAGCGAGCGCGTATTCATGATGAGGGGATCGCCGCCGGTGATCAGCACGTCCGTCACTTCCGGGTGCAGCTTCAGGTAGGCCACCAGTTCGGCCGTTTCGCTGGCGTCGAACTTCAGGTCGTCCATGCCCACGAACTGCGGCCAGCGGAAGCAGAAGGTGCAGTAGGCGTGGCAGGTCTGGCCCGAGCTGGGGAAGAAGAGCACCGTCTCCTTGTACTTGTGCTGCAGGCCGCGCAGGGGAAGGCCGTTCATGCGCGGCACGTTGTGCGTCATCTGGCCCGCGGGGTGGGGATTCATGCGCAGGCGGATCTCGCGCGCGCAGGCTTCGATGGCCGCTTCGTCGCCCGCCTGCA encodes:
- a CDS encoding alpha/beta hydrolase, with the protein product MTKILENIEVCTSDSPEVAIIWMHGLGADGNDFVPLVDELDLAGLPGIRFVFPHANTMPVTINGGYVMRAWYDIIHTDLGRQEDEKGLRDSQVLVEALIAREKARGIPASRIILAGFSQGCAMTLQAGLRHPEKLAGLMCLSGYVPLADKVAAERSAESRQTPIFMVHGRMDPVIPVARATASRDLLLSLGYQVEWHEYYMQHSLCQEEVVHISAWLKKILG
- a CDS encoding fumarylacetoacetate hydrolase family protein is translated as MKLVRYGRPGKEKPGLIDEEGKVRDLSGVVSDFHGANLSDKVLRKLAKIPHDTLPLVRGNPRFGVPVAKVGKFIGIGLNYADHAAESGLPVPTEPIVFMKAISCLSGPDDPIMLPKGSKKTDWEVELGVVIGARARHVSEADAEKYIAGYCVVNDVSEREFQLERGGQWDKGKGCDTFGPVGPWLVTRDEVWNVDKLDLYLELNGKRMQTGCTDTMVFKVPQIVSYLSQFMTLEPGDIIATGTPPGVGMGREPQRFLKKGDFLRLGIAGLGEQQQDVIGFQEF
- the mog gene encoding molybdopterin adenylyltransferase, with protein sequence MRSELVVGLVSISDRASGGVYQDQGIPALEEWLAKALATPFRVETRLIPDERAQIEATLVELVDQVRCDLVLTTGGTGPSRRDVTPEATLAVGTKEMPGFGEQMRQISLHFVPTAILSRQVAVIRETPDHAALIMNLPGQPKSIKETLEGLKDADGKQIAGGIFAAVPYCIDLIGGPYIETDEAVCKAFRPKSAIRKSS
- the yjgA gene encoding ribosome biogenesis factor YjgA — translated: MPNANRGAVGFQSSEFQEKYERPSKTELKRQSDALQELGQELVEQPRDRVKRVPMPEDVRDAILECQNIKNHEGRRRQLQFVGKKMRTLSDEEVALIRQTIEGWKGASKADTAALHALERRREKLLADDKALTVLLGEHPELDGQHLRTLIRNARKEQAENKPPKAYREIFQILKDIDTKAKGAAAAAAGEEEEGEDDEE
- a CDS encoding carboxymuconolactone decarboxylase family protein; its protein translation is MTDRLGPIPLDQMTPQQRQAAQSVIDGPRGALYGPFVPLLRSPELMDCAQRMGEYLRYRSAIGTRLSELAILVTARAWNQQVEWAIHAPIAAQAGIAQEVIDAIAEYREPPGLTPEEQSVFDFCIELQQEKRVSDATYGAALHHFGQHGVVDLMGLCGYYTFLAMVMNAAQTATPVSPAAPLP
- a CDS encoding RICIN domain-containing protein encodes the protein MSTPLIKGILEKYTNQQLIAKFAPALCYHTRERYRPCSIEFLLNKAVLLRQPLKPDGEVDWDAQGTVVADKLTPNDLGANTDKNLRLQLHSDAYAGQPWNEAPVYVSVQRDPNGVFIDINYHFLFAYNGAQTMRALRPGDDFNCIVPTYGEHEGDLESYSVRLSAAPGSSEPAPVRHRFEAHGNDAFYCDEEVLRVDGKVLVGLAFNSHAAYNMKGKNPADWQILPGGVDIGEWGAHPIDVLPDSIYQRWSPAFIEIGIDAQGQAVNRQSWVQFRGRLGRHGTSKYTRATGIYGDLTSDQRGFVELGLKLAGGLPSNQQGPMGPQGRTTMRQDKPIDPSLIVAVRLQARSDLALSVDLGNPAGDVVVRAYRKSEEQLWYKLHQGGGNYCFVNVASGLAAAGGLNRSKVWQTPLVQVPKSLGWSLKGAAIRPANNSDQNLNVPGNDDHPNEGPVWVWDWGGGRANECWTIAPPVMPVYQDRVRIALRYKSGSTTLVVSADDAGAVRVQPLADGDEKQLWDRLRFDDEGGQQCYAFFNAKTGKALLAKGYRQNLAVDGKLFSIWNCTDVAIRFKWDTGQNFNVAGSDQSPGAGSAVCLWDWGGGNPNERWEMQVVKPYT
- a CDS encoding MFS transporter, with translation MDPHPAGVLPMPGRQRIPGQLSALAVLCLVFLPYALGHYLSCLLRNVNAILAPQLVSALALSPGQLGLLTSAYFFSFAFAQLPVGLALDRFGPRRVQSAMLLLAAIGTFAFAGSSSFTQLIWARGIMGLGLAGCFMAALKAISTWIAPARLPSVQGYLIAAGGLGAASATLPVRLALHHMDWRWVFIWLAGACILVSLLIWLLSPTPPAAQPKPFHRRMVLEICSHASFREVAALVLIPHTVFFGVQGLWIGRWLTDVAKLGEQSVAWLLYLSMAAVIFGAIAVGMITEWAGRRGIPPLTVAGVGVSLFIIVQTGFVLGWAPGFPMLSVLFTLVGTITGIEYAIVTQSMPSTLTGRASTCLNLLIFLGAFLVQAGFGQVIGMWQPDSMNRYPAAAYQTAFGILIAAQFPGLCWFVMRQRRRLRGTL
- a CDS encoding aspartate aminotransferase family protein, translating into MTRLIHRHLHKTPPAAVCAFGMTIRDAEGHSYLDASGGAAVSSLGHSHPDVLAAMQSQLRTTAYAHTGFFTTDVAEELGERLAADAPGDLNHVYLVSGGSEAMETAMKLARQYFVENGEFQRRVFIARRQSFHGNTLGALALGGNEWRRKPFEPLLMDVARVSPCYEYRHRPAGQDLHDYTAGLLSELEAKINEVGAENIIGFCAETVVGATAGAVPPTPGYFKAVRALCDRYGILMIQDEVMCGMGRTGTLYAFEQDDIVPDIVALGKGLGAGYQPIGAVLARDHIMDRLRAGSGVFQHGHTYIGHAVAAAAALAVQKIIKRDALLSAVTVRGATFKRMLRTAFGAHPNVGDIRGRGMLIGLELVQDRETKRPFDPDLALHAAVKEQGMRCGLMVYPMGGTADGRRGDHILLAPPFIATETDLGEVVMRLEDTLERALASIRPA
- a CDS encoding KamA family radical SAM protein, translated to MNVAEPAKFKPYTRQSIRQARQWQWLTEDLREAVQVVSRVLPFRTNEYVLEQLIDWNKVPDDPIYRLTFPHRDMLRPDEYARLRDLVQAGDEAAIEACAREIRLRMNPHPAGQMTHNVPRMNGLPLRGLQHKYKETVLFFPSSGQTCHAYCTFCFRWPQFVGMDDLKFDASETAELVAYLKLHPEVTDVLITGGDPLIMNTRSLAGFIEPLLAPELAHIQNIRIGTKSVAYWPQRFVSDKDSDDLLRLFEKVVASGKNMAIMGHYNHAVELRQPIAQQAVKRIVGTGATLRMQGPLIRHINEDPHSWAELWRTGVRLGAIPYYMFVERDTGPREYFQLPLARAHEIFQQAYQMVSGLARTVRGPSMSAFPGKVVIDGVVNIGGEKLFALQFLQARNPDWVRRPFYAQYDPEAHWLDQLKPAFGKERFFFESAPVPEEAPERKVIPISQGRARCASHSDAA